The Nitrosarchaeum sp. genome has a segment encoding these proteins:
- a CDS encoding Lrp/AsnC ligand binding domain-containing protein: MATAYVLINCELGSEEAIIQQLKGLDGVKEVHGTFGAYDILAKIESDTVEKLRETITWKIRKIEKIRSTLTLMGIEGQS; encoded by the coding sequence ATGGCAACAGCTTATGTTTTAATAAACTGTGAACTAGGTTCTGAAGAGGCTATTATACAGCAACTTAAGGGTCTAGACGGTGTGAAGGAAGTTCATGGCACTTTCGGAGCATATGATATCTTAGCCAAGATTGAATCTGATACTGTAGAAAAACTCAGAGAAACAATTACTTGGAAGATTCGAAAAATTGAAAAGATTAGATCAACTCTAACCCTTATGGGTATAGAAGGTCAATCATAA
- a CDS encoding tryptophan--tRNA ligase — MSADDFIVTPWHVEGDIDYDKLIKKFGTEKISSDILNRIKKTTGEDHFMLRRGIFFSHRELNRILEDYDKGKKFFLYTGRGPSGHTHIGHLVPWVFSKWLQEKFSVNMYFQLTDDEKFYAKPNLTLEETSKFAYENALDFIALGFKPNNTKIIINTKNIQTLYPIAAQVAKKINFSNTKAVFGFTNETNIGMIFYTALQSAPCFIEDKPVLIPLGVDQDPHFRLTRDIAPKIGKQKPALIHNIMIPGLSGPGGKMSASDENGTIYTTDSPNIVKKKINKHAFSGGQTDIEQHRKLGGNPDIDVSYQYLRIFFEPDDNKLKSIYDDYKSGKMLTGELKAILIEKINEFLAIHQEKREKAKDQIEQFIFEN; from the coding sequence ATGTCAGCTGATGACTTTATTGTAACTCCTTGGCATGTTGAAGGTGATATTGATTATGATAAATTAATCAAAAAATTTGGAACTGAAAAAATTTCATCCGATATTCTTAATAGAATCAAAAAAACTACCGGCGAAGACCATTTTATGCTAAGAAGAGGCATTTTCTTTTCTCATCGAGAATTAAATAGAATTTTAGAGGATTATGATAAAGGTAAGAAATTTTTCTTATATACTGGTAGAGGACCTTCGGGACATACTCATATTGGTCATTTGGTTCCTTGGGTATTTTCTAAATGGCTACAAGAAAAATTTAGCGTAAATATGTATTTCCAATTAACAGATGATGAAAAATTTTATGCAAAACCAAATCTCACTTTAGAAGAAACTAGTAAATTTGCATATGAAAATGCACTTGATTTTATTGCTTTAGGTTTTAAGCCAAACAATACAAAAATAATTATCAATACAAAAAATATTCAAACATTATATCCTATTGCTGCACAAGTTGCTAAAAAAATTAATTTTTCAAATACAAAGGCAGTATTTGGATTTACAAATGAGACAAATATTGGAATGATTTTTTATACAGCATTACAATCTGCACCATGTTTCATTGAAGATAAACCAGTTTTGATTCCATTAGGAGTTGATCAAGATCCTCATTTTAGATTAACAAGAGACATAGCTCCAAAAATTGGAAAACAGAAACCAGCCTTAATTCATAATATCATGATTCCGGGGTTATCAGGACCTGGAGGAAAAATGTCAGCTTCAGATGAAAATGGAACTATATACACAACTGATTCTCCAAATATAGTAAAGAAAAAAATTAACAAACATGCATTTTCTGGAGGCCAGACAGATATTGAGCAACATAGAAAACTTGGAGGGAATCCAGATATTGATGTCTCTTATCAGTATCTTAGAATTTTCTTTGAACCAGATGATAATAAATTAAAATCAATTTACGATGATTATAAATCTGGAAAAATGCTTACTGGCGAACTAAAAGCAATATTAATTGAAAAAATAAACGAATTTCTTGCAATTCATCAAGAAAAAAGAGAAAAAGCAAAAGATCAGATCGAACAATTCATTTTTGAGAATTAA
- a CDS encoding thioredoxin family protein: MVLLESQIKLKPGDKAPEFQLLGIDDKKHTLNDYSNYHGILIIFMCNHCPYVKAKADALNELYEKYGDKIAIVGINSNDSKNYPEDSFENMKITAKEKGFKFDYLVDDTQEIAKKYGAICTPDPFLFNNSKHLVFHGKIDNAMKPDAIVTEKTMSKNIEKLLSGEKIEKDFDPSIGCSIKWKEN; the protein is encoded by the coding sequence ATGGTACTTTTAGAATCTCAAATTAAATTAAAACCAGGAGATAAAGCCCCAGAGTTTCAACTCTTGGGTATTGATGATAAAAAACACACATTGAATGACTATAGCAATTATCATGGAATTTTAATTATTTTCATGTGTAACCACTGTCCATATGTCAAGGCAAAAGCAGATGCGTTAAACGAGTTGTATGAAAAATATGGGGACAAAATAGCAATAGTTGGAATAAACAGTAATGATTCCAAAAACTATCCAGAAGACAGTTTTGAAAATATGAAAATAACTGCAAAAGAAAAGGGATTCAAATTTGATTATTTAGTTGATGATACTCAAGAAATTGCAAAGAAGTATGGTGCAATATGTACACCAGATCCTTTCTTATTCAATAACAGCAAACATCTAGTATTTCATGGAAAGATAGACAATGCAATGAAACCGGATGCTATTGTTACTGAAAAAACAATGAGTAAGAATATAGAAAAATTACTATCTGGAGAGAAAATTGAAAAAGATTTTGACCCATCAATTGGGTGTTCAATTAAGTGGAAGGAAAATTAA
- a CDS encoding phenylalanine--tRNA ligase subunit alpha translates to MSQVLHEIEKKIITSLKNNEKQTPENLEKSTNLSPDQIRRGIEWLKLKGLAVVTESQAISLSLGKNGLESFHKGLPERRLLDLLKHESKTLQDLQKELGNVFGPAMGLARKNNWVDASEEKIFLKTFPSELPGEKALKQIGENKISKNEIDADDLSFILKRPDFIIENVIKTKEISLTDTAKSIEITTGLSGEINVESKVPDVFVARTHPLKDTIDEIREIFVTLGFTEIIGSMTQPSFWNFDALFTPQDHPARELQDTFYLDGISTKKIGTSEQIKKISESHKKGWRYNWDINEAQKMVLRTHTTCVTIKHLAENKSDEARVFSLGRVFRNEKVSYKHLVEFNQIEGIVIGKNATLRDLMGIQREFYRRIGITKIKFWPTFFPYTEPSLQTMVYNDRLEKWVELFGMGIFRPEVTKPLGITKPVLAWGGGIERIAMLKYGLDDVREFYNNNLSWLRSTTKCQ, encoded by the coding sequence ATGTCGCAGGTACTTCATGAGATTGAAAAAAAAATTATCACTTCTTTGAAAAACAATGAAAAACAAACTCCTGAAAACCTTGAAAAATCTACAAATCTATCCCCTGACCAAATCCGTCGTGGAATAGAATGGCTTAAACTAAAAGGCTTAGCTGTTGTTACCGAATCTCAAGCTATAAGCCTATCACTTGGAAAAAATGGATTAGAATCATTTCATAAAGGATTGCCTGAAAGAAGATTACTTGATTTATTAAAACACGAATCAAAAACATTACAAGATCTTCAAAAAGAACTTGGAAATGTTTTTGGTCCTGCTATGGGATTGGCAAGAAAAAACAATTGGGTGGATGCATCTGAAGAAAAAATCTTCCTAAAAACTTTCCCTTCTGAGCTTCCAGGAGAAAAAGCTCTAAAACAAATTGGAGAAAATAAAATATCAAAAAATGAAATTGATGCAGATGATTTATCATTTATTTTGAAAAGACCTGATTTTATAATAGAAAATGTGATTAAGACAAAAGAAATATCATTAACAGATACTGCAAAATCTATTGAAATAACTACTGGTTTGTCAGGTGAGATAAATGTTGAATCTAAAGTGCCTGACGTATTTGTTGCACGTACTCATCCTCTCAAGGATACTATTGATGAAATTCGTGAGATCTTTGTTACATTAGGCTTTACAGAAATAATTGGTAGTATGACTCAACCAAGCTTTTGGAATTTTGATGCGTTATTTACTCCTCAAGATCACCCTGCACGAGAATTACAAGATACATTTTATCTTGATGGTATATCTACCAAAAAAATTGGGACTTCAGAACAAATCAAAAAAATTTCTGAATCTCATAAAAAAGGTTGGCGATATAATTGGGATATTAATGAAGCACAAAAAATGGTTCTTCGAACCCATACAACATGTGTGACAATCAAACATCTTGCAGAAAACAAATCTGATGAAGCTAGAGTATTCTCTCTTGGACGTGTATTTAGGAATGAAAAAGTAAGCTACAAACATCTAGTGGAATTTAATCAAATTGAAGGAATCGTAATTGGAAAAAATGCCACTCTGCGTGATTTGATGGGAATACAACGAGAATTTTACAGACGAATAGGAATTACAAAAATTAAATTCTGGCCAACATTCTTTCCTTATACAGAACCGTCTTTACAAACAATGGTTTACAATGATCGATTAGAAAAATGGGTAGAGCTATTTGGTATGGGTATTTTTAGACCTGAAGTAACAAAACCTCTTGGAATTACAAAACCTGTACTAGCTTGGGGTGGAGGTATTGAAAGAATTGCAATGCTAAAATATGGTTTGGACGATGTCCGAGAATTTTACAACAATAATTTGAGTTGGTTGAGGAGTACAACAAAATGCCAGTAG
- a CDS encoding CxxC-x17-CxxC domain-containing protein: MYKKMDFYKAKYSDKEFVRHSKPNQTSKNSRDDVPSRSFRNSRYERPSRDRYSRNERRSEMHTVTCGDCGDECQIPFEPKFNRPVYCSECFQKNKPQKSRDRYSRDEPRSRDRYSRDEPRSSQDDFRAKSKNEKFLKKSESFYSNGSEKFYSSLKEKLFEILGGKICSSCGFKDERALGFNHINDEDAFDSIRRGGFASSWGKYISEPELARKDLRVLCLNCNEIRQPQAKTEYKKPKSMKKKSRYFPR, translated from the coding sequence ATGTATAAGAAAATGGATTTCTATAAAGCTAAATATTCTGATAAGGAATTTGTTCGACATTCTAAACCTAATCAAACTTCTAAAAATTCTAGAGATGACGTACCATCACGTTCTTTTCGAAATTCTAGATATGAAAGACCATCTCGAGATAGATATTCCAGAAATGAAAGAAGATCAGAAATGCATACTGTAACATGTGGAGATTGTGGAGATGAATGCCAAATTCCATTTGAACCAAAATTTAACAGACCTGTATATTGTAGCGAATGTTTTCAAAAAAATAAACCACAAAAATCTCGAGATAGATATTCCAGAGATGAACCAAGATCTCGAGATAGATATTCCAGAGATGAACCAAGATCTAGTCAGGATGATTTTAGAGCTAAATCTAAAAATGAAAAATTCCTAAAAAAATCTGAGAGTTTCTATTCAAATGGTTCTGAAAAATTCTATTCTTCTCTAAAAGAAAAATTATTTGAAATTCTAGGTGGTAAAATATGCTCCAGTTGTGGATTCAAAGATGAACGAGCTTTGGGATTTAATCATATTAATGATGAAGACGCATTTGATAGTATTCGAAGAGGTGGTTTTGCTTCATCCTGGGGAAAGTATATTTCTGAACCAGAATTGGCTAGAAAAGATTTGAGAGTATTATGTTTGAATTGCAATGAAATTAGACAACCACAAGCCAAAACTGAATATAAAAAACCAAAATCTATGAAGAAAAAAAGCAGATATTTTCCAAGATAA
- a CDS encoding EVE domain-containing protein produces the protein MNYWLAKQEPSGPRGYNFETLKKDKTAVWDGVHNNLALKHMREIKKGDLVLFYHTGDERQIVGIMEVISDPYPNPKEDNKRFIVFDVKYKKSLKRPITLDEIKKQKKFQNWELIRISRLSVMPVPQQIWDAVIDISQN, from the coding sequence GTGAATTACTGGTTAGCAAAACAAGAACCTAGCGGACCACGAGGATATAATTTTGAAACTCTAAAAAAAGATAAAACAGCAGTATGGGACGGTGTTCATAATAATTTAGCTCTGAAACATATGCGTGAAATAAAAAAAGGAGATCTTGTTTTATTTTATCACACTGGTGATGAACGACAAATTGTTGGAATTATGGAAGTAATTTCAGATCCATATCCAAATCCAAAAGAAGATAACAAAAGATTCATTGTGTTTGATGTTAAATATAAAAAATCATTAAAACGTCCAATTACATTAGATGAGATAAAAAAACAGAAAAAATTTCAAAATTGGGAACTTATCCGTATTTCTAGATTATCTGTAATGCCCGTACCACAGCAAATTTGGGATGCTGTTATTGATATTTCTCAAAACTAA
- the pheT gene encoding phenylalanine--tRNA ligase subunit beta, protein MPVVELSYSRLQKLIGKVSKKQISDSLPFLGLDIESEDKDLVRVEYSPNRPDYSTDLGITLGLQGLLGIKTGIFKLNIKKSNNYVIHVDPSVSKIRPFVTGVIAKNGNVDDNLIKQLMAMQEDLHFGIGRKRKKSSIGIHDLDKIIFPLTYTSTNRDHRFIPLNSKSELTITEILSSTDVGKEYGAILGNSIKIPLILDSKKQTMSFPPIINAAVTTVTPKTKNLFVEVTGINKEDAEDMLSVVATILQIAGFTLYSTKILGAKNTSPKLEPRKILINSNLINQTLGLDLSNSQIISSLKKSRLDATLKGKNIICSVPAYRFDIFGPMDLVEEVSLGYGIQNLIPILSPSQTLGQPNSISVKLKSLSLIMVGLGYTEALNSSLTSKRVLYEMTNREPRNMISVLDSKSQEHTILRDSILPGLLENLSRNIHTAYPQKLFETGTVFSYGKPINETTNLAGISAHQDATFTEIKSILQSALKTGFNLEIETKTSSNPIFEEGRTASISINGKTIGMIGEINSKTIENYKIRVPIVGFEISLSGLIFE, encoded by the coding sequence ATGCCAGTAGTTGAACTATCTTATTCCAGACTCCAAAAATTAATTGGAAAAGTTTCAAAAAAACAAATTTCTGACTCACTTCCTTTCTTAGGACTCGATATTGAATCTGAAGATAAAGATCTGGTAAGAGTTGAGTATAGTCCTAATCGACCTGATTATTCTACTGATTTAGGTATTACACTTGGTTTACAAGGACTACTTGGAATCAAAACAGGAATTTTCAAATTAAATATAAAAAAATCAAATAATTATGTTATTCATGTAGATCCATCGGTATCAAAAATCAGACCATTTGTAACTGGAGTTATTGCAAAAAATGGAAACGTTGATGACAATTTGATTAAACAACTAATGGCAATGCAAGAGGATCTTCATTTTGGAATTGGTAGAAAAAGAAAAAAATCTTCAATTGGAATTCATGATTTAGATAAAATTATTTTTCCATTAACATATACTTCTACTAATAGGGATCACAGATTTATTCCATTAAATTCTAAAAGTGAACTTACAATAACTGAAATTCTTAGTAGTACAGATGTAGGGAAAGAATATGGAGCAATACTTGGAAATTCAATAAAAATTCCTCTTATTTTAGATTCAAAAAAACAAACAATGTCATTTCCACCTATTATTAATGCCGCAGTAACAACTGTTACTCCAAAAACAAAAAATCTTTTTGTTGAAGTAACAGGGATTAACAAAGAGGATGCAGAAGACATGCTTTCTGTAGTTGCCACAATACTTCAAATTGCTGGATTTACTCTTTATTCTACAAAAATTCTTGGAGCCAAAAATACTTCACCAAAATTAGAACCCCGAAAAATCTTGATTAATTCTAATCTAATCAATCAAACACTTGGACTTGATCTTAGTAATTCTCAGATTATCTCATCTCTTAAAAAATCAAGACTCGATGCTACTTTGAAAGGTAAAAATATTATCTGTTCTGTTCCTGCATATCGATTTGATATATTTGGTCCAATGGATTTAGTTGAAGAAGTTTCATTGGGATATGGTATCCAGAATTTAATTCCAATTTTATCGCCATCTCAAACTTTGGGACAACCAAATTCAATATCTGTAAAACTCAAATCTTTAAGTCTGATAATGGTTGGATTGGGATACACTGAAGCTCTAAATTCAAGCTTGACAAGTAAACGAGTTCTATATGAAATGACAAACAGAGAACCTAGAAATATGATCTCTGTATTAGATTCAAAGAGTCAAGAACATACAATTTTACGAGATTCAATTCTTCCTGGATTGTTAGAGAATCTTTCTAGAAATATTCATACTGCTTATCCACAGAAATTATTTGAAACTGGTACTGTTTTTTCATATGGAAAACCCATAAATGAAACAACTAATCTTGCAGGAATTAGCGCACATCAAGATGCAACTTTTACCGAAATTAAGTCCATCTTACAATCTGCATTAAAAACAGGATTTAATTTAGAAATTGAGACAAAAACTTCGTCCAATCCAATTTTTGAAGAAGGGCGAACAGCTTCAATTTCAATAAATGGAAAAACAATTGGAATGATTGGTGAAATCAATTCAAAAACAATTGAAAACTACAAAATACGTGTTCCAATAGTTGGATTTGAAATTTCTCTTTCTGGATTAATTTTTGAGTAA
- a CDS encoding DNA adenine methylase: protein MKQQYEQIFVTPKPFVKWAGGKRQLIPILHQNLPNAFGTYYEPFLGGGALLFHILTDKNGQKCSISDLNSDLVLAYTTIRDRIDALISSLKSHEKNYQKDSKSYYYSVRESNPRNEVEKTSRLIFLNRTCFNGLYRVNSKGKFNVPLGKYTNPNIVNEENLRVVSNILQTNRISIKCRDFESVLRDAKKGDLVYFDPPYQPVSSTANFTSYTTKDFTYDDLTRLSELCLKLDSKECHVLLSNSDSKEVSDIFAKKPWKITRIEANRSINSNSKKRTGHFELLIKNY from the coding sequence GTGAAGCAACAATATGAACAGATTTTTGTTACTCCGAAACCATTTGTAAAATGGGCCGGAGGAAAAAGACAGTTAATTCCAATATTGCATCAAAATCTTCCCAATGCTTTTGGTACGTATTATGAACCATTTCTTGGTGGAGGTGCTTTACTTTTTCATATTCTTACTGATAAAAATGGTCAAAAATGTAGTATCTCTGATCTAAATTCTGATCTTGTATTGGCATATACAACAATTAGAGATAGAATTGATGCATTAATTTCATCTCTGAAAAGTCACGAAAAAAATTATCAAAAAGATTCCAAATCATACTATTATTCTGTAAGAGAAAGCAATCCTAGAAATGAAGTTGAAAAAACATCTCGATTAATTTTCTTGAATAGAACTTGCTTTAATGGGCTTTACCGAGTAAATAGTAAAGGAAAATTTAATGTTCCATTAGGAAAATACACAAACCCAAACATAGTAAATGAAGAAAATCTTCGTGTTGTAAGCAACATCTTGCAGACAAATAGAATCTCAATCAAATGTAGAGATTTTGAGTCAGTTCTAAGAGATGCAAAAAAAGGGGATCTGGTATATTTTGATCCTCCATATCAACCAGTAAGCTCTACTGCAAATTTCACGAGTTACACTACAAAAGATTTTACATATGATGACCTTACTAGACTATCTGAACTTTGTTTGAAATTAGATTCTAAAGAATGTCATGTATTATTGTCCAATTCTGACTCTAAGGAAGTATCTGATATCTTTGCAAAAAAACCATGGAAAATCACTAGGATAGAAGCAAACCGATCCATTAATTCAAACTCTAAAAAAAGAACTGGCCATTTTGAACTTTTAATAAAAAATTATTGA
- a CDS encoding ammonia monooxygenase — protein MVWLRRCTHYLFIVVVAVNSTLLTINAGDYIFYTDWAWTSFTVFSISQTLMLCVGATYYLTFTGVPGTATYYALIMTVYTWIAKGAWFALGYPYDFIVTPVWLPSAMLLDLAYWATKKNKHSLILFGGVLVGMSLPLFNMVNLITVADPLETAFKYPRPTLPPYMTPIEPQVGKFYNSPVALGAGAGAVLSVTFTALGCKLNTWTYRWMAAWSKWD, from the coding sequence ATGGTCTGGCTAAGACGATGTACTCACTACTTGTTCATAGTAGTAGTTGCAGTTAACTCTACACTGTTAACAATTAATGCAGGAGACTACATTTTCTATACTGACTGGGCTTGGACATCGTTTACGGTATTTTCAATATCGCAAACTTTGATGCTTTGCGTAGGTGCAACATATTACCTAACGTTTACAGGCGTTCCAGGAACAGCGACGTATTACGCCCTAATTATGACAGTATACACATGGATAGCAAAAGGTGCATGGTTTGCTCTAGGTTATCCATATGACTTCATTGTAACACCAGTTTGGTTGCCATCAGCAATGTTGCTTGATTTGGCATATTGGGCTACAAAGAAGAACAAACATTCATTGATACTGTTTGGCGGCGTACTTGTAGGAATGTCTTTACCATTATTCAACATGGTAAACCTGATAACAGTAGCAGACCCACTAGAAACGGCATTCAAATATCCAAGACCAACATTGCCACCATACATGACACCAATAGAGCCTCAAGTAGGTAAATTCTATAACAGTCCAGTAGCACTGGGTGCAGGTGCTGGTGCAGTATTGTCAGTTACGTTTACAGCATTGGGTTGTAAGCTGAATACTTGGACATACAGATGGATGGCCGCTTGGTCAAAGTGGGACTAA
- a CDS encoding methane monooxygenase/ammonia monooxygenase subunit B, translating into MVEKKIFVLGLAAVLALGTLGFNWVESIIPTADAHGVQAQLQSRFIRIEDETFNRQSLQTGETLTVQGTLVSLVERDLRGWISIFSESTNAGNRWEMLARDPPGNVFDIPGNAVVEYSLSAKALEAGVYHVHTQLNVAKVGPGLGPGQTVVVEGEPIIKPIPYTNIAYQSIIIGVGYVITFATRPWQVI; encoded by the coding sequence ATGGTCGAAAAAAAGATTTTCGTATTAGGACTCGCTGCTGTACTTGCATTAGGTACACTTGGTTTCAACTGGGTTGAATCCATAATTCCAACTGCAGATGCACACGGTGTCCAAGCACAACTTCAGAGTCGTTTCATCAGAATCGAAGATGAAACCTTCAATAGACAATCACTACAAACTGGAGAAACTTTGACTGTTCAAGGTACTTTAGTTAGTCTTGTAGAAAGAGACCTTAGAGGATGGATTTCCATTTTCTCAGAATCTACTAACGCAGGTAACAGATGGGAGATGTTAGCAAGAGACCCACCAGGAAACGTCTTTGACATTCCAGGTAACGCTGTTGTTGAATATTCATTATCTGCAAAAGCACTTGAAGCTGGTGTATATCACGTACACACACAACTCAACGTAGCTAAAGTAGGTCCAGGTCTAGGTCCAGGTCAAACAGTAGTTGTTGAAGGAGAACCAATTATCAAACCAATTCCATATACCAACATCGCATATCAATCAATTATCATTGGTGTTGGCTATGTAATCACGTTTGCAACACGACCCTGGCAAGTTATCTAA
- a CDS encoding helix-turn-helix domain-containing protein, with amino-acid sequence MGKGYESSEIRQKLIELLEDSKSGMSGVEISKKLGVNRTTMTKYLKVFAAEGFLRQNNIGNITLWFLESGQEAYSFPDDYFKVAPQFLDKLIKVQETQIYSLIKNCINSGATVPKLVTEVIIPSVESIQKLYDDGKIGNTEQKLLQNIISKSLQIFNQISIDSNPKNNIIVISADSHSKLLSEAASASLHSDGWRVFHLGDMSSAINVLFDLDLQKLMGKIWKQKSGIMIVLVFSNTEEGLHFFAESVNSIKEKLGKKIRLALCGKVGKKTKIQSDLISERFEDVLQWSKTVSESSK; translated from the coding sequence ATGGGTAAAGGATACGAATCTTCAGAAATTAGGCAGAAGTTGATTGAACTACTTGAGGATTCTAAAAGTGGAATGTCTGGTGTTGAAATTTCTAAAAAACTTGGTGTGAATAGAACCACCATGACAAAATATCTCAAAGTATTTGCTGCAGAAGGATTCCTTCGACAAAACAATATTGGAAATATCACATTGTGGTTTTTAGAGTCAGGACAAGAGGCCTATTCTTTTCCTGATGATTACTTTAAAGTTGCACCACAATTTCTTGATAAATTAATCAAAGTACAGGAGACTCAAATTTATTCACTGATTAAAAACTGTATTAACTCTGGTGCAACTGTTCCAAAACTTGTTACTGAAGTGATAATTCCATCTGTAGAATCAATTCAAAAATTATACGATGATGGAAAAATTGGGAATACTGAGCAAAAATTACTACAAAATATTATATCAAAATCACTTCAAATTTTTAATCAAATTTCAATTGATTCAAACCCAAAAAATAACATAATTGTTATTTCAGCTGATTCCCATAGCAAATTGTTATCCGAAGCTGCATCTGCATCTCTGCATTCAGATGGATGGCGAGTTTTTCATTTAGGTGATATGTCGTCTGCAATCAACGTCTTGTTTGATCTTGATTTACAAAAACTCATGGGAAAAATCTGGAAACAAAAATCTGGAATAATGATTGTTCTTGTTTTTTCAAATACTGAAGAAGGGTTACACTTTTTTGCAGAATCTGTAAACTCAATTAAGGAAAAATTAGGAAAAAAAATTCGATTAGCATTGTGCGGAAAAGTTGGAAAAAAGACAAAAATCCAGTCTGATTTAATATCTGAAAGATTTGAAGATGTTCTTCAATGGTCAAAAACGGTCTCTGAGAGTTCAAAATAA
- a CDS encoding pantetheine-phosphate adenylyltransferase, translated as MSKFTLVAMGGTFDIIHKGHLALLAKAFSISSNVIIGLTSDELAEKRGKKTLNNYEKRFEILTNAIKTNFPNHHFQISKLDNDFGPAVLEENVQALVVSDETGNQGEILNQLRKEKNLSPVKIVIVPMVLAYDGNRISTTRIKNSEIDIDGNVSSID; from the coding sequence ATGTCTAAGTTTACTCTTGTTGCAATGGGAGGGACTTTTGATATAATTCATAAAGGTCATCTTGCTTTACTTGCAAAAGCATTTTCAATTTCATCTAATGTAATTATTGGTTTAACCAGTGACGAATTAGCTGAAAAAAGAGGAAAAAAAACTCTGAACAATTATGAAAAAAGATTTGAAATATTAACAAATGCAATTAAAACAAATTTTCCAAACCATCACTTTCAAATAAGTAAATTAGACAATGATTTTGGTCCTGCGGTTTTAGAAGAAAATGTACAGGCTCTTGTAGTAAGCGATGAGACCGGAAATCAAGGAGAAATATTAAATCAACTTAGAAAAGAAAAAAATCTATCTCCTGTAAAAATAGTAATAGTTCCTATGGTGTTGGCTTATGATGGAAATAGAATTTCTACAACGAGAATAAAAAATTCAGAAATAGACATAGATGGTAACGTATCATCAATTGACTAG
- a CDS encoding methane monooxygenase/ammonia monooxygenase subunit C has translation MAQMPALIPKEVEIQRLKKIWLIVIAMGSTAASVEVDNFVDGSLHQTSIRDSAFTPAHWWLYSHFITLPLGWAAAAIYDRKVPVLRGPNNSINTGLKMTILGYLATMFTIGVNEMWHFWFVEEIFAVPNHWMFNMGVVVAFMGALAYVVRVYARLVELGAETPGENPYVAEMYKMALEGKLYSRAIP, from the coding sequence ATGGCACAGATGCCCGCATTAATCCCAAAAGAAGTTGAGATTCAGAGACTAAAGAAAATCTGGCTCATCGTCATTGCTATGGGATCCACTGCAGCATCAGTCGAAGTAGATAACTTCGTTGATGGTTCTTTACATCAAACCTCTATCAGAGATAGTGCATTTACACCAGCACACTGGTGGCTATACTCCCACTTCATCACATTACCACTTGGATGGGCAGCAGCAGCAATCTATGATAGAAAAGTACCAGTACTCAGAGGTCCAAATAATTCAATTAACACTGGATTGAAGATGACCATTCTTGGTTACCTTGCAACCATGTTTACAATTGGAGTCAATGAGATGTGGCACTTCTGGTTTGTAGAAGAAATCTTTGCAGTACCAAATCATTGGATGTTTAACATGGGTGTCGTAGTAGCATTCATGGGTGCACTAGCATACGTAGTTAGAGTATATGCTCGACTCGTAGAATTAGGTGCAGAAACTCCAGGTGAGAATCCGTACGTTGCAGAGATGTACAAGATGGCTTTAGAAGGCAAATTGTACAGCAGAGCAATTCCATAG